One segment of Solanum stenotomum isolate F172 chromosome 1, ASM1918654v1, whole genome shotgun sequence DNA contains the following:
- the LOC125853794 gene encoding peroxidase 29, with product MLQLFAQKGLSLEESVAINGAHTLGITHCFSIESRLYDESKNDEPNEHEFELYLKLSCPKGSLTSNVSFVLNEPTTLTFDNHYFINAINGRGVLRIDAEIPFHPLTAPYVQRFAADQDAFFKAFSSAFVKLSTYGVLTGSQGMIRRHCNALS from the exons ATGCTTCAACTTTTTGCCCAAAAAGGACTCTCACTTGAAGAATCTGTTGCCATCAATG GGGCACACACACTAGGAATAACACACTGCTTCAGCATCGAAAGCAGGCTATATGATGAATCAAAGAATGATGAACCCAATGAACATGAGTTTGAGTTGTACTTGAAATTGAGTTGTCCAAAAGGCTCTTTAACCTCAAACGTTAGCTTTGTGCTTAATGAACCTACAACACTCACCTTTGACAATCACTACTTCATCAATGCCATCAATGGCCGTGGAGTTCTCAGGATCGACGCTGAAATCCCTTTTCATCCTCTTACGGCTCCCTATGTACAGCGTTTTGCAGCTGATCAAGATGCATTTTTTAAGGCTTTCTCCTCTGCTTTTGTAAAGCTTTCTACTTATGGGGTTCTCACTGGTTCTCAAGGCATGATTAGAAGACATTGTAATGCGTTGAGTTGA